The following proteins come from a genomic window of Pseudomonas sp. Z8(2022):
- a CDS encoding ATP-binding protein, translated as MDSRLLDFLARAEQVLERLEPLLPALRPQVDWNTCVAARWVRDGRSGYLMPLEVSLDLALSDLLGVDAQREQLARNTRQFVSGLPANHALLWGARGTGKSSLVRALLAEHARAGLRLIEIERDHLADLPRVVELLAGLPQRFVMFCDDLSFEAGEGDYRVLKSVLDGSLEQAPNNVLLYATSNRRHLVPEHQSDNENWKRVDGELHPSESVEDKIALSDRFGLWLSFYPFSQEHFLIVVRHWVTVQARQVGLDWTWDEALEKAAIRWALGRGNRNGRCAYQFARHWVGLKLLEQQA; from the coding sequence TTGGATTCTCGATTGCTGGATTTTCTCGCCCGCGCCGAGCAGGTGCTGGAGCGTCTCGAACCCCTGCTGCCGGCGTTGCGCCCGCAGGTGGACTGGAATACCTGCGTGGCCGCGCGCTGGGTGCGTGATGGCCGCAGCGGTTATCTGATGCCGCTGGAGGTCAGTCTCGACCTGGCGTTGAGCGACCTGCTGGGGGTGGACGCCCAGCGCGAGCAGCTGGCGCGCAATACGCGGCAGTTCGTCAGTGGTCTGCCGGCCAACCATGCCTTGCTCTGGGGCGCACGTGGTACCGGTAAGTCCTCCCTGGTGCGTGCGCTGCTCGCCGAGCACGCCAGGGCCGGCCTGCGCCTGATCGAGATCGAGCGTGATCACCTGGCCGATCTGCCGCGAGTGGTGGAGTTGCTGGCCGGATTGCCGCAGCGCTTCGTGATGTTCTGCGACGATCTGTCGTTCGAGGCGGGCGAGGGCGACTATCGGGTGCTCAAGAGCGTACTCGATGGCTCGCTGGAGCAGGCGCCGAACAACGTGCTGCTTTACGCCACCTCCAACCGCCGCCATCTGGTACCCGAGCACCAGAGCGACAACGAGAACTGGAAGAGAGTCGACGGTGAGTTGCATCCCAGCGAGTCGGTGGAGGACAAGATCGCACTGTCCGATCGTTTCGGTCTGTGGCTGTCGTTCTATCCCTTCAGTCAGGAGCACTTCCTGATCGTCGTGCGCCACTGGGTCACGGTACAGGCGCGCCAGGTCGGGCTTGACTGGACCTGGGACGAAGCACTGGAGAAGGCGGCCATCCGCTGGGCGCTGGGCCGCGGCAACCGCAACGGCCGCTGCGCCTATCAGTTCGCCCGTCACTGGGTGGGGCTGAAACTGCTGGAGCAGCAGGCATGA
- a CDS encoding GAF domain-containing protein — translation MIDLSQTGGDLNGYPLLSAQLQALLSGERDFIANAAQFSAFLFHELADLNWAGFYLVKDGELVLGPFQGKVACVRIAFGRGVCGAAAASLQTQRVEDVHAFPGHIACDSASSSELVVPLVKDGRLIGVLDLDSPSVGRFSEEDQAGIEALVAIFLAASDC, via the coding sequence ATGATCGACCTTTCCCAGACCGGTGGCGACCTCAACGGCTATCCGCTGCTCAGTGCGCAACTGCAGGCGCTGCTGTCCGGCGAGCGTGATTTCATCGCCAACGCTGCGCAATTCTCCGCTTTCCTGTTTCACGAGCTGGCCGACCTGAACTGGGCCGGCTTCTATCTGGTCAAGGATGGCGAGCTGGTGCTCGGTCCGTTCCAGGGCAAGGTGGCCTGCGTGCGTATCGCATTCGGCCGCGGAGTCTGCGGTGCGGCAGCGGCAAGCTTGCAGACGCAGCGCGTCGAGGATGTACACGCTTTCCCCGGGCACATCGCCTGCGACAGCGCATCCAGCAGCGAGCTGGTCGTTCCCCTGGTCAAGGATGGTCGCCTGATCGGTGTGCTGGATCTGGACAGCCCGTCGGTGGGGCGTTTCAGCGAAGAGGATCAGGCCGGTATCGAAGCGCTTGTCGCGATCTTCCTGGCCGCCAGCGATTGCTGA
- a CDS encoding glutathione S-transferase family protein, with amino-acid sequence MSMTVYGAPLSPFVRKVCLCLIEKGLDYELEVVMPFGQPDWFRELNPLGRIPAFRDGDLKLADSSVICQYLEERHPERKSLYGADAQQRASVRWLEKYADYELAPLCTFTVFRNRVLKATMGQPCDEEKVQQALQDKLPNHFDYLETTLGDAPHFLGEQLSMADLAVASQLVSMEHGGETLDGARWPKLTAHYQRLKAGAAMQQLLPRELRTLEKIGAKR; translated from the coding sequence ATGAGCATGACCGTTTACGGGGCGCCACTCTCCCCGTTCGTCCGTAAAGTCTGCCTGTGTCTGATCGAGAAAGGTCTGGATTACGAACTCGAAGTGGTCATGCCCTTCGGTCAGCCGGACTGGTTCCGCGAACTAAACCCGCTGGGCCGGATCCCTGCCTTTCGCGATGGCGACCTCAAGCTGGCGGACTCCAGCGTGATCTGCCAGTACCTGGAAGAACGTCACCCCGAACGCAAGTCCCTGTATGGCGCAGATGCGCAACAACGGGCCAGCGTACGCTGGCTGGAAAAGTACGCCGACTACGAGCTGGCGCCGCTATGCACCTTCACCGTGTTCCGCAATCGCGTCCTGAAAGCCACCATGGGCCAGCCGTGCGACGAAGAAAAGGTGCAGCAGGCCCTCCAGGACAAACTGCCGAATCACTTCGACTATCTCGAAACCACGCTGGGCGACGCGCCCCATTTTCTGGGCGAGCAACTGTCCATGGCCGATCTGGCAGTGGCCAGCCAGCTGGTCAGCATGGAACATGGCGGAGAAACGCTTGACGGCGCGCGCTGGCCCAAACTGACGGCCCACTACCAGCGCCTGAAAGCCGGTGCCGCCATGCAGCAACTGCTGCCTCGCGAACTGCGCACGCTGGAGAAGATCGGCGCCAAGCGCTGA
- a CDS encoding PA2817 family protein: MASHLEHHLALLNHLRGILVALGEAEQVLDDSHALFLERYDELLAELPNDPVSSQYLGQDLISQVFHRYPQIAHLVPRDLLWFFGGDCLHFMPDEEIALYQTLDERRFEAEQNDEPFDWNQEKQLLALPTDGARH; this comes from the coding sequence ATGGCCAGCCATCTCGAACACCATCTCGCCCTGCTCAACCACCTGCGCGGCATCCTCGTCGCACTGGGCGAAGCCGAACAGGTGCTCGACGACAGCCACGCCCTGTTCCTCGAGCGCTACGACGAACTGCTTGCCGAGCTGCCAAACGATCCGGTGTCCAGCCAGTATCTGGGCCAGGACCTGATCAGCCAGGTGTTCCACCGCTACCCGCAAATCGCCCATCTGGTACCGCGTGACCTGCTGTGGTTCTTTGGCGGCGACTGCCTGCACTTCATGCCGGACGAGGAAATCGCCCTCTACCAGACCCTCGACGAGCGTCGTTTCGAAGCCGAACAGAACGACGAGCCGTTCGACTGGAACCAGGAAAAACAGCTGCTGGCACTGCCCACTGACGGCGCCAGGCACTGA
- a CDS encoding acyl-CoA dehydrogenase — translation MLVIWLLVLLLGVIYLAHSRTAARPALGITAAYLVAMALLSPVPGWLQLLLWIITGAVAAFILLGDLRRQLFTRPLFAWFQRVLPPMSATERDAIEAGTVWWDGELFSGKPDWDKLLAYPKARLTEEEQAFIDGPTEELCAMISDWQVGQQMDLPEKAWEHIKQHGFFALIIPKEYGGKGFSAYAHSQVAMKLATRSGDLASTVMVPNSLGPAELLLHYGTEEQRNHYLPRLARGEDIPCFALTGPLAGSDAGAMPDTGVICKGQYNGEEVIGLRLNWEKRYITLGPVATLLGLAFKAYDPDHLLGDKEDLGISLALIPTDTPGVEIGRRHLPLGAAFMNGPNSGKDVFIPLDFLIGGQEYLGKGWMMLMNCLSVGRSISLPAVGTGAAKFTSLTTGQYTQLREQFNVPLAAFEGIQEALARIGGNAWLMDSARILTANAVDLGEKPSVLSAVLKYHLTERGRECISHAMDVHGGKGIIMGPNNYLARSWQGAPIFITVEGANILSRNLMIFGQGAIRCHPYVLKEMALADREDKDQAQVEFDSLLMSHIGFAVSNAASSLLLGLTLNRLGSVPGDDLSQPYYRALNRLAAAFALCADSSMMLLGGDLKRRERLSARLGDVLSHLYLGSAALKRYHDLDYQEAVRPLLRWAMEENLHQAEQALDDLLSNFPNRLFGCLLKVLVFPLGRRHNGPSDELDAEVAAIIGRQAGDPALESVLEGCYRPQADQDSVGALQHALNLVQASQDARKRLHKAIRDGSLQPAPGQDAIEAAIAAGIFDAEQGQRLQAAEAARRRVIDVDDFAKEELELGIGKVR, via the coding sequence ATGCTCGTCATCTGGTTGCTGGTGCTGCTGCTCGGGGTCATCTACCTGGCCCATAGTCGTACCGCCGCACGCCCCGCCCTCGGCATTACCGCGGCCTATCTGGTGGCCATGGCCCTGCTCAGCCCGGTACCCGGCTGGCTGCAACTGCTGCTGTGGATCATCACAGGCGCGGTAGCCGCCTTCATCCTGCTCGGTGATCTGCGTCGGCAGCTGTTCACCCGCCCGCTGTTCGCCTGGTTCCAGCGCGTATTGCCGCCGATGTCCGCCACCGAGCGCGATGCCATCGAGGCCGGCACGGTGTGGTGGGATGGCGAGCTGTTCAGCGGCAAACCGGACTGGGACAAGCTGCTGGCCTACCCCAAGGCCAGGCTGACGGAGGAGGAACAGGCCTTTATCGACGGACCGACCGAAGAGTTGTGCGCAATGATCAGCGACTGGCAGGTCGGCCAGCAGATGGACCTGCCGGAGAAAGCCTGGGAGCACATCAAGCAGCACGGCTTCTTCGCCCTGATCATTCCCAAGGAATACGGCGGCAAGGGCTTTTCCGCCTACGCCCACTCGCAGGTGGCGATGAAACTGGCCACCCGCAGCGGTGACCTGGCCTCCACCGTGATGGTGCCCAACTCCCTAGGCCCGGCCGAGCTGCTGCTGCACTACGGCACCGAAGAACAGCGCAACCATTACCTGCCGCGCCTGGCACGCGGTGAAGACATCCCCTGCTTCGCCCTCACCGGCCCGCTGGCCGGCTCCGACGCCGGCGCGATGCCGGACACAGGGGTCATCTGCAAGGGCCAGTACAACGGCGAGGAAGTGATCGGCCTGCGCCTGAACTGGGAGAAGCGCTACATCACCCTCGGCCCGGTGGCCACCCTGCTCGGTCTGGCCTTCAAGGCCTACGACCCGGATCACCTGCTGGGCGACAAGGAAGACCTGGGCATCAGCCTGGCACTGATTCCCACCGACACCCCCGGGGTGGAGATCGGCCGTCGCCACCTGCCGCTGGGCGCCGCCTTCATGAACGGCCCGAACTCGGGCAAGGACGTGTTCATTCCGCTCGATTTTCTGATCGGTGGCCAGGAATACCTCGGCAAGGGCTGGATGATGCTGATGAACTGCCTGTCGGTCGGGCGTTCCATCTCGCTGCCCGCCGTTGGCACGGGCGCGGCCAAGTTCACCAGCCTCACCACCGGCCAGTACACGCAACTGCGCGAACAGTTCAACGTGCCGCTGGCCGCCTTCGAAGGCATTCAGGAAGCCCTCGCCCGCATCGGCGGCAACGCCTGGCTGATGGACAGCGCGCGCATCCTTACCGCCAACGCCGTCGACCTGGGCGAGAAACCTTCCGTGCTGTCGGCGGTGCTCAAGTACCACCTGACCGAACGCGGCCGCGAGTGCATCAGCCACGCCATGGATGTGCACGGCGGCAAGGGCATCATCATGGGTCCGAACAACTACCTGGCCCGTTCCTGGCAAGGGGCGCCGATCTTCATTACCGTCGAGGGGGCCAACATTCTCTCGCGCAACCTGATGATCTTCGGCCAGGGTGCCATCCGCTGCCACCCCTATGTGCTCAAGGAAATGGCCCTGGCCGACCGCGAGGACAAGGACCAGGCGCAGGTAGAGTTCGACTCGCTGCTGATGAGCCATATCGGTTTCGCGGTCAGCAATGCGGCCAGCAGCCTGCTGCTGGGCCTGACACTCAACCGGCTGGGCAGCGTGCCGGGTGACGACCTCAGCCAGCCCTACTACCGCGCCCTCAACCGCCTGGCCGCCGCCTTCGCCCTGTGCGCCGACAGCAGCATGATGCTGCTCGGCGGCGATCTGAAGCGCCGCGAGCGCCTGTCTGCGCGCCTGGGAGATGTGCTCAGCCACCTCTACCTGGGCTCTGCCGCACTCAAGCGTTACCACGATCTGGACTACCAGGAAGCGGTCAGACCGCTGCTGCGCTGGGCCATGGAGGAAAACCTCCATCAGGCCGAGCAGGCGCTCGATGATCTGCTGAGCAACTTCCCCAACCGCCTGTTCGGTTGCCTGCTCAAGGTGCTGGTGTTCCCGCTGGGCCGCCGCCATAACGGCCCGAGCGATGAACTGGACGCCGAAGTGGCCGCGATCATCGGGCGCCAGGCCGGCGATCCGGCGCTGGAATCGGTACTGGAAGGATGCTATCGCCCGCAGGCCGACCAGGATTCGGTCGGTGCCCTGCAGCACGCGCTGAATCTGGTACAGGCCAGTCAGGATGCACGCAAGCGCCTGCACAAGGCCATCAGGGACGGCAGCTTGCAACCGGCTCCGGGCCAGGATGCCATCGAAGCCGCAATCGCCGCCGGCATCTTCGATGCCGAGCAGGGTCAACGCCTGCAGGCAGCCGAAGCGGCGCGCCGGCGGGTGATCGATGTCGACGACTTCGCCAAGGAAGAGCTCGAACTGGGAATTGGCAAGGTGCGCTGA
- a CDS encoding transglutaminase-like domain-containing protein — MQTCLRPGRFIDSDHPLVIEFAERWRGASREPRSQAVALYLAVRDEIRYNPYAFSLDAQTLKASHALTAGESYCVPKANLLAACARHCGIPARIGLADVRNHLSTPRLLEVLRSEVFAMHGYTELYLDGRWVKATPAFNEALCRVFKVAPLEFDGVHDSVFHPYNSKGERYMEYLVDHGQFEDLPEQLFFSHLRDCYPHLFEAGALQVNGDMQREADVID, encoded by the coding sequence ATGCAAACCTGTCTACGCCCCGGCCGCTTCATTGACAGTGACCACCCATTGGTAATCGAGTTCGCCGAACGTTGGCGTGGTGCCTCGCGAGAACCGCGCAGTCAGGCCGTCGCGCTGTATCTCGCGGTGCGTGACGAGATTCGTTACAACCCCTATGCCTTCAGTCTTGATGCGCAGACGCTGAAGGCCAGTCATGCGCTGACGGCAGGGGAGTCCTACTGCGTGCCCAAGGCCAATCTGCTTGCTGCCTGTGCAAGGCATTGCGGCATTCCCGCGCGAATCGGTCTGGCCGACGTGCGCAATCACCTGTCGACGCCGCGCCTGCTGGAGGTGCTGCGCAGCGAAGTATTCGCCATGCACGGCTATACGGAGCTGTATCTGGACGGGCGCTGGGTAAAGGCTACGCCGGCATTCAACGAGGCGCTGTGTCGCGTCTTCAAGGTGGCGCCGCTGGAGTTCGATGGCGTGCACGACAGCGTCTTTCATCCCTACAACAGCAAGGGTGAGCGCTATATGGAATATCTGGTAGACCACGGCCAGTTCGAGGATCTGCCGGAGCAGCTGTTCTTCTCACATCTGCGTGACTGCTATCCGCATCTGTTCGAGGCAGGTGCGCTGCAAGTGAACGGCGACATGCAGCGTGAGGCGGATGTTATCGACTAA
- a CDS encoding ABC transporter ATP-binding protein yields MSSALTIRQLTKTYGNGFQALHGIDLDVAEGDFFALLGPNGAGKSTTIGILSTLVNKSSGTVNVFGHDLDREPYALKRCLGVVPQEFNFNQFEKVFDIVVTQAGYYGIPRSIAKERAEQYLTQLGLWEKRDVASRELSGGMKRRLMIARALVHQPRLLILDEPTAGVDIELRRSMWSFLTDLNRQGITIILTTHYLEEAEQLCRNIGIIDHGRIVELSSMKDLLKKLHVETFLLDLKDSYSVAPSLSGYPARLVDPHTLEVQVEKSQGLNSLFQQLAQQQVQVLSLRNKTNRLEELFVSLVEKNLAKVAQ; encoded by the coding sequence ATGAGCTCCGCCCTGACCATTCGCCAGTTGACCAAGACCTACGGAAACGGCTTCCAGGCCCTGCATGGCATCGATCTGGATGTCGCCGAAGGTGATTTCTTCGCTCTGCTTGGCCCCAATGGCGCCGGCAAATCTACCACCATCGGCATTCTGTCCACGCTGGTGAACAAGAGCAGCGGCACGGTCAATGTGTTCGGCCACGACCTCGACCGCGAGCCGTATGCGCTCAAGCGTTGCCTGGGCGTGGTGCCGCAGGAATTCAATTTCAACCAGTTCGAGAAGGTGTTCGACATCGTCGTCACCCAGGCCGGCTATTACGGCATCCCGCGTTCGATTGCCAAGGAGCGTGCCGAGCAGTACCTGACCCAGCTCGGCCTCTGGGAAAAGCGCGACGTCGCTTCGCGCGAGTTGTCCGGCGGCATGAAGCGCCGTCTGATGATCGCCCGCGCCCTGGTGCATCAGCCGCGCCTGCTGATCCTCGACGAGCCGACCGCCGGGGTGGACATCGAGTTGCGTCGTTCGATGTGGAGCTTCCTCACCGACCTGAACAGGCAGGGCATCACCATCATCCTCACCACCCATTATCTGGAGGAAGCCGAGCAGCTCTGCCGCAATATCGGCATCATCGACCACGGCCGCATCGTCGAACTCAGCAGCATGAAGGATCTGCTGAAGAAGCTGCATGTCGAGACCTTCCTGCTCGACCTCAAGGATTCCTACAGCGTGGCGCCGAGCCTGAGCGGCTATCCGGCGCGGCTGGTCGATCCGCACACCCTGGAGGTGCAGGTGGAAAAGAGCCAGGGCCTCAATTCGCTGTTCCAGCAACTGGCGCAGCAGCAGGTGCAGGTGCTGAGCCTGCGCAACAAGACCAATCGCCTGGAGGAGCTGTTCGTCTCCCTGGTGGAAAAGAACCTGGCCAAGGTGGCGCAATGA
- a CDS encoding ABC transporter permease, translating into MNTQYLNSEFAANLVALRTIVQREVRRFVRIWPQTLLPPAITMVLYFVIFGNLIGQRIGDMGGFSYMEYIVPGLIMMSVITNSYGNVVSSFFGSKFQRNVEELLVSPVSPHTILVGFVVGGVLRGLAVGVIVTILSLFFTHLQVHHLGVTILVVLLTATIFSLGGFVNAVYARNFDDISIVPTFVLTPLTYLGGVFYSITLLPPFWQTVSMGNPILHMVNAFRYGILGVSDIRIGVAIGFMLLATAVLYTLCIRLLISGRGMRQ; encoded by the coding sequence ATGAATACCCAGTACCTCAACAGCGAATTCGCCGCCAATCTGGTCGCCCTGCGCACCATCGTCCAGCGCGAAGTGCGCCGCTTCGTGCGCATCTGGCCGCAGACCCTGCTGCCGCCGGCGATCACCATGGTTCTGTACTTCGTCATCTTCGGCAATCTGATCGGCCAGCGCATCGGCGACATGGGCGGCTTCAGCTACATGGAGTACATCGTGCCCGGGCTGATCATGATGTCGGTGATCACCAACAGCTACGGCAACGTGGTGTCGAGCTTCTTCGGCAGCAAGTTCCAGCGCAACGTCGAGGAACTGCTGGTATCGCCGGTTTCGCCGCACACCATCCTTGTCGGCTTCGTCGTCGGTGGCGTGCTGCGCGGCTTGGCTGTGGGCGTGATCGTCACCATCCTCTCGCTGTTCTTCACCCACCTGCAGGTGCATCACCTCGGTGTGACCATACTGGTGGTGTTGCTGACGGCGACGATCTTCTCCCTCGGCGGCTTCGTCAACGCGGTCTATGCACGCAACTTCGACGATATTTCGATCGTTCCCACCTTCGTGCTGACGCCGCTGACCTACCTGGGCGGCGTGTTCTACTCCATCACCCTGCTGCCGCCGTTCTGGCAGACGGTGTCGATGGGCAACCCCATCCTGCATATGGTCAACGCCTTCCGCTATGGCATTCTCGGGGTGTCGGACATCCGCATCGGCGTGGCCATCGGTTTCATGCTGCTGGCGACCGCCGTGCTCTACACCCTGTGCATCCGCCTGTTGATCAGCGGCCGTGGCATGCGCCAGTAA
- a CDS encoding efflux RND transporter periplasmic adaptor subunit, which translates to MTGLLRALPWLLSGLFSLPAMAAEGPMVEVVPVRQMEVRDELITFGSLRSDESVMIRPEVEGRLATLHFREGQAVTAGDLLISLDDAITRAEFAQARANLDLAEKNHQRAQMLFQRGASNAQALDEAQSQLQAARASQALAQARLDKTQIKAPYDGVLGLRQASVGDYLSAGQNIVNLEVLDPLKVDFRIPQKAVAQVRLGQIVEITLDTYPGERFRGEIFAINPRLDEAGRSQAIRAHIGNADRRLRPGQFVRVSVILEERPNALVIPEEAVMPQGDKLLVNLLVDGKVERREITLGKRFDGLVEVREGLQGDETIISAGWQRVREGLAVRSKSGERQP; encoded by the coding sequence ATGACCGGGCTGTTGCGCGCACTTCCATGGCTGTTATCGGGCTTGTTTTCGTTGCCTGCGATGGCCGCCGAAGGGCCGATGGTCGAGGTCGTGCCGGTACGGCAGATGGAGGTGCGCGACGAGCTGATCACTTTCGGCTCGCTACGCTCCGACGAGTCGGTGATGATTCGACCGGAAGTGGAAGGGCGTCTGGCCACCCTGCATTTTCGTGAAGGGCAGGCGGTGACCGCCGGCGACCTGCTGATCAGCCTCGATGATGCCATCACCCGCGCCGAATTCGCCCAGGCCCGGGCCAATCTCGATCTCGCCGAAAAGAACCACCAGCGGGCGCAGATGCTGTTCCAGCGTGGCGCCAGCAATGCCCAGGCGTTGGACGAGGCACAGAGCCAGCTGCAGGCCGCACGTGCCAGCCAGGCTCTGGCTCAGGCGCGGCTCGACAAGACTCAGATCAAGGCGCCGTACGATGGCGTGCTCGGCCTGCGCCAGGCCAGTGTCGGCGACTATCTCAGTGCCGGGCAGAACATCGTCAACCTGGAGGTGCTCGACCCGCTCAAGGTCGACTTCCGCATTCCGCAGAAGGCCGTGGCCCAGGTGCGTCTTGGCCAGATTGTGGAAATCACCCTCGATACCTATCCCGGCGAGCGCTTTCGCGGCGAGATCTTCGCGATCAACCCGCGGCTCGATGAAGCCGGGCGCAGCCAGGCGATCCGCGCGCATATCGGCAACGCTGATCGTCGCCTGCGGCCCGGCCAGTTCGTCCGTGTTTCGGTGATTCTTGAGGAGCGCCCGAACGCACTGGTGATTCCCGAGGAAGCGGTGATGCCGCAGGGCGACAAGCTGCTGGTCAACCTGCTGGTGGACGGCAAGGTGGAGCGCCGCGAGATCACGCTGGGCAAGCGTTTCGACGGGCTGGTCGAGGTGCGCGAAGGCCTGCAGGGCGACGAGACCATCATCAGCGCCGGCTGGCAGCGTGTGCGCGAGGGGCTTGCCGTGCGCAGCAAGAGCGGGGAGCGCCAGCCGTGA